One Roseimaritima multifibrata DNA window includes the following coding sequences:
- a CDS encoding c-type cytochrome has product MMYRFLGLSSMATVALLWGSFFSSLSAAGLGATPADSVRVPEGFKVELVYEVPSDSEGSWVSLTVGPDGHLLACDQNGGLFKITLATDSEPVKVEPVEAAIGGAQGLLYAFDSLYVNVNGGKDEGGVYRLQDKDDNGSFESIEHILPLNKGGEHGPHALILSPDGKQIYLCGGNNTILPKEVPHSRVPRVWDEDHLLGRMPDARGHNANRLAPGGFVAKMDPDGSNFEVIATGFRNEYDIAFNSVGELFTYDADMEWDVGTPWYRPTRVNHVVSGGEFGWRNGTGKWPEYYVDSVGAVVNIGPGSPTGICFGTGAKFPAKYQQALYVLDWSYGNIFAVYMKPDGSTYTGEYETFSTGSPLPVTDIVIHPKDGNMYFTIGGRNTQSGLYQVSYVGKESTAPAPIIDTVEAKELRALRHRLEDLHFHPEANAANVDFAIENLSNADRQIRYAARIALEHQPVESWRNRLSDLDSPNAKMAAVVALARTGEKSDSKLALQTLLSIDVDGLDTAGKLDLLRAYSLSFIRLGAPDEDQRAKIIAGIDSHFPSSDPRLNREMALVLIYLNAPNAIDRVVDQLVGGPSQEDQIHYAFVLRDAKEGWDEKNRKRYFRWFKNAASSRGGMSFGGFLENIRQAAISHLDDATKTSLGKILDKPEVRDPLADLEPREMVKQWHMDDLVDVLNDDEFAYDFEQGKQMFAVAQCYKCHRIGNQGGVLGPDLTGAGGRFSPKDLLTAVIDPNQSISDQYAATQFLTDSGQVIVGKIVNLSNNDIRVMTNMLDPSQLATVKSDELESVELSKNSMMPAGLLDSLTEPEIRNLMAYLRAGGNSEHPLFKAKK; this is encoded by the coding sequence ATGATGTATCGGTTTCTCGGTCTTTCCAGCATGGCGACCGTCGCCCTGCTGTGGGGCTCGTTTTTTTCCAGCCTTTCTGCTGCCGGGCTAGGGGCGACTCCTGCCGATTCGGTTCGAGTCCCTGAAGGATTTAAGGTGGAACTTGTTTATGAAGTTCCTTCCGATTCAGAAGGGTCGTGGGTCAGTCTGACCGTGGGCCCCGATGGGCATCTGTTGGCTTGTGATCAGAATGGTGGGCTGTTCAAAATCACTCTGGCGACCGACAGTGAACCCGTGAAGGTTGAGCCCGTCGAAGCGGCTATTGGAGGCGCCCAAGGTTTGCTGTATGCCTTCGATTCGCTTTACGTCAACGTCAACGGTGGCAAAGACGAAGGAGGCGTCTATCGTCTGCAAGATAAAGACGACAACGGCAGCTTCGAATCGATCGAACACATCCTTCCGTTGAACAAAGGTGGGGAACATGGTCCTCACGCTTTGATCCTCAGCCCCGACGGAAAGCAGATCTATCTGTGTGGAGGAAACAACACGATTCTTCCTAAGGAAGTTCCTCACAGTCGCGTCCCTCGCGTGTGGGATGAAGATCATCTGCTGGGCCGTATGCCAGATGCTCGTGGCCACAATGCGAACCGATTGGCTCCAGGCGGTTTCGTCGCCAAGATGGATCCTGACGGTAGCAATTTCGAAGTGATCGCGACCGGATTCCGAAATGAATACGACATCGCCTTCAATTCCGTCGGTGAATTGTTCACCTACGATGCCGACATGGAATGGGATGTTGGTACTCCGTGGTATCGCCCGACACGTGTCAATCATGTTGTGAGTGGCGGCGAATTCGGCTGGCGCAATGGAACCGGAAAATGGCCTGAATATTATGTCGACAGTGTCGGCGCCGTTGTGAATATCGGACCAGGTTCGCCGACCGGCATCTGCTTCGGAACCGGAGCCAAATTCCCGGCGAAGTACCAGCAAGCCCTTTATGTCTTGGACTGGAGCTACGGCAATATCTTTGCGGTTTACATGAAACCCGATGGCAGTACCTACACCGGGGAATACGAAACTTTCTCGACCGGTTCTCCTTTGCCGGTTACCGACATCGTGATCCATCCCAAAGATGGCAATATGTATTTCACCATCGGAGGACGGAACACTCAGTCCGGACTGTATCAAGTTAGCTATGTCGGCAAAGAATCGACCGCACCAGCTCCGATCATCGATACCGTTGAAGCCAAAGAACTGCGAGCCCTCCGGCATCGCTTGGAAGATTTGCATTTCCATCCCGAAGCCAACGCGGCCAACGTCGATTTTGCGATTGAAAATCTGTCGAACGCCGATCGTCAGATCCGCTATGCCGCTCGAATTGCTCTCGAGCATCAACCTGTGGAATCATGGCGAAATCGGTTGTCCGATTTGGACTCGCCGAATGCGAAAATGGCTGCAGTGGTGGCGCTCGCTCGAACCGGTGAAAAAAGCGATTCCAAACTCGCTTTGCAGACCTTATTGTCGATCGATGTCGATGGTTTGGATACGGCTGGGAAACTTGATTTGTTGCGGGCCTACAGCCTTAGCTTCATCCGTCTTGGAGCCCCTGATGAGGATCAGAGAGCCAAGATTATCGCTGGCATTGATAGCCACTTCCCAAGTTCGGATCCACGGCTTAACCGTGAAATGGCTTTGGTCCTGATCTACTTGAATGCTCCAAATGCGATCGATCGAGTGGTCGATCAATTGGTCGGAGGTCCTTCCCAGGAAGACCAAATTCACTATGCGTTTGTGCTTCGTGATGCCAAAGAAGGCTGGGATGAAAAGAACCGTAAACGCTATTTCCGCTGGTTCAAAAACGCCGCGTCCTCGCGTGGTGGAATGTCCTTCGGAGGATTTTTGGAAAACATTCGTCAGGCTGCAATTTCGCACCTGGACGATGCAACCAAAACCAGTCTCGGAAAGATCTTAGACAAACCTGAGGTTCGTGATCCACTGGCCGATTTGGAACCTCGCGAGATGGTCAAGCAGTGGCACATGGACGACCTTGTCGATGTCCTGAACGATGACGAATTTGCGTACGATTTTGAGCAAGGCAAGCAGATGTTTGCCGTTGCACAGTGCTATAAATGTCATCGCATTGGCAATCAGGGAGGGGTCCTTGGTCCCGATCTGACGGGAGCCGGAGGTCGCTTTAGTCCCAAGGATTTGCTGACCGCCGTTATCGATCCTAACCAGTCGATTAGCGATCAATATGCAGCGACGCAGTTCCTGACCGATTCGGGGCAGGTGATCGTTGGCAAGATCGTTAACCTGAGCAATAACGACATCCGCGTGATGACCAACATGCTTGATCCCAGCCAATTGGCGACGGTCAAGAGTGACGAACTGGAGTCGGTTGAATTGTCCAAGAACAGCATGATGCCAGCCGGATTGCTAGATTCCTTAACGGAACCTGAAATCCGTAATCTGATGGCTTATCTGCGTGCCGGTGGCAATTCAGAACATCCTCTGTTCAAAGCAAAGAAATAG
- a CDS encoding c-type cytochrome domain-containing protein — MQSDLIMLRYALSTLMIASLVSTAGAADAAPAEKAAAKITYEDHIKPIFREKCLTCHNQGDAKGGLALDTYAGTMEGGGSGEIVYDGDAESSRLWQLVAHEDTPVMPPNQDKIDAAKIEMIAAWINGGLLENSGSKAKKKKNSLAFSASGSGRPEGDAAMPQTVLQQPVVVSGRASAASSLAASPWAPLVAVGGQKQIVLYNTDTLQLAGVLPFPEGLVHSLRFSRDGGFIIAGGGEGAALGIVAVYDVKTGDRLAVVGDELDAVLGADVNDKMTQIALGGPQKMLRIYDLGSGELLFDIKKHTDWIYDVAFSPDGILLASCDRAAGLMVWEADTGRNYLNLTDHKGPINALAWRDDSNVLATASDDGTVKLFEMNDGKAIKSLNAHGGGVMDVAFDHQGRLVTCGKDNRVKLWDATGKEIANFPAMAEDVLEVTITHDGKRVIAGDWTGTFNVFNSDDAKKVAGAVAANPLSLEQRSEAAKAEVAKLLPPVQAAEAALVAVRAQVDKVTAEKLAMVNQQTEKMKQVAAKDAEKVAAEKLVADLTAQRAQLRTVADQKQQESAAAIKALAEGKSDEAKVAAVETAFATALQAVAAKRTELAAAQAKVGPLVAAAKAMRAEADKQAAAIAAVDKKIAELTAKVAPAEQTLAAAKTAHQQATEKLQQVNTALDLFKKRGAELSAAAAAAADDEVGGRVKQQAALFSTAYQQ; from the coding sequence ATGCAAAGCGATTTGATCATGTTGCGATATGCCCTTTCCACTCTGATGATTGCTTCGTTGGTATCCACCGCCGGCGCCGCGGATGCGGCTCCTGCGGAAAAGGCCGCCGCGAAAATCACCTATGAAGATCACATCAAACCGATCTTTCGAGAGAAATGTTTGACGTGTCATAACCAAGGCGACGCCAAGGGCGGTTTGGCGCTTGATACGTATGCCGGCACGATGGAAGGTGGAGGTAGTGGCGAAATTGTCTATGACGGAGACGCTGAAAGCAGTCGTCTTTGGCAATTGGTGGCTCACGAGGACACTCCGGTGATGCCTCCGAACCAAGACAAAATCGATGCTGCGAAAATCGAAATGATCGCCGCTTGGATCAACGGTGGGTTGTTGGAGAACTCCGGATCGAAAGCAAAGAAGAAAAAGAATTCGCTGGCGTTTTCTGCGTCCGGCAGCGGACGACCCGAAGGGGATGCTGCGATGCCGCAAACCGTGCTACAGCAACCGGTGGTTGTTAGTGGTCGTGCGTCGGCCGCTTCGTCGTTGGCCGCCAGTCCTTGGGCTCCACTGGTTGCCGTTGGCGGGCAGAAGCAAATTGTGCTTTACAACACTGACACACTTCAATTGGCAGGTGTCTTGCCATTTCCCGAAGGACTTGTCCATTCGTTGCGGTTCAGTCGCGACGGTGGATTTATCATCGCCGGTGGTGGTGAGGGAGCCGCCCTCGGAATCGTTGCGGTTTATGACGTGAAGACCGGCGATCGCCTGGCGGTCGTAGGCGATGAGCTCGATGCGGTTTTAGGGGCCGATGTAAACGATAAAATGACTCAGATCGCTCTTGGCGGTCCGCAGAAAATGCTTCGTATTTACGATCTTGGCAGCGGCGAATTGCTGTTTGACATCAAGAAGCACACCGACTGGATTTATGATGTTGCCTTCAGTCCCGATGGGATTCTGTTGGCTTCCTGCGATCGCGCTGCAGGCTTGATGGTATGGGAAGCAGATACCGGTCGGAATTACCTGAATCTGACCGACCATAAAGGGCCTATTAACGCGCTGGCATGGCGTGACGACAGCAACGTATTGGCGACCGCTAGCGATGATGGAACCGTCAAACTTTTCGAAATGAATGACGGCAAAGCGATCAAAAGCTTGAATGCTCATGGTGGAGGCGTGATGGATGTTGCGTTCGATCACCAGGGCCGGTTGGTGACCTGCGGAAAAGATAACCGAGTCAAACTGTGGGATGCGACAGGTAAGGAAATTGCGAACTTCCCTGCGATGGCAGAGGATGTTTTGGAAGTCACGATCACCCATGATGGCAAGCGTGTCATCGCTGGAGACTGGACCGGAACCTTTAATGTCTTCAATAGCGATGACGCCAAGAAGGTTGCTGGGGCGGTTGCCGCCAATCCACTCTCTTTGGAGCAGCGTAGTGAAGCTGCTAAAGCGGAAGTCGCGAAACTTTTGCCGCCGGTTCAGGCTGCGGAAGCGGCTTTGGTAGCCGTGCGTGCTCAGGTAGATAAAGTGACTGCCGAAAAATTGGCGATGGTCAATCAGCAGACGGAAAAAATGAAGCAGGTTGCTGCAAAGGATGCGGAAAAAGTTGCCGCTGAAAAACTGGTTGCAGACCTCACCGCCCAGCGCGCTCAGCTTCGTACTGTGGCAGACCAAAAGCAACAGGAATCAGCCGCTGCCATCAAGGCTTTGGCTGAAGGCAAATCGGATGAGGCGAAAGTCGCTGCCGTCGAAACTGCTTTCGCGACAGCCCTCCAAGCCGTCGCCGCTAAACGTACCGAATTGGCCGCGGCACAGGCAAAGGTTGGACCTCTTGTTGCTGCAGCCAAGGCCATGCGTGCCGAAGCGGATAAGCAAGCTGCCGCGATTGCTGCTGTCGATAAAAAGATCGCGGAATTGACCGCGAAAGTGGCTCCCGCAGAACAGACGCTTGCCGCCGCTAAAACGGCTCATCAACAAGCGACGGAGAAACTGCAGCAGGTCAACACCGCACTGGATCTATTTAAGAAGCGTGGTGCGGAACTGAGTGCTGCGGCGGCTGCCGCAGCCGATGATGAAGTGGGAGGCCGTGTCAAACAGCAAGCCGCCCTCTTCTCGACGGCGTACCAGCAGTAA
- the purQ gene encoding phosphoribosylformylglycinamidine synthase I: protein MAAPRVLILRAPGTNCDEETAYAFELAGAEAERVHVNRLIENPALAARYQIVCVPGGFSYGDDIAAGRILAGRMQRHLSTMLQDFCGENDQRLMLGICNGMQVLMRLGVLASQSGEDESEASASLAWNHHGRFEDRWVHLRVDADTPCVFLRGIEKMYLPMAHAEGRFITASQDVYDRLQQQGRLALRYSNDAGEVAEETLPFPVNPNGSQGNVAGVCDSTGRVFGLMPHPERFVDPTQHPCWTRQEPLPEEGQGLAMFRNAVQYFA from the coding sequence ATGGCCGCCCCTCGCGTACTAATTCTCCGGGCTCCCGGTACAAACTGCGATGAAGAAACCGCCTACGCCTTTGAGTTAGCAGGCGCCGAAGCGGAACGTGTTCACGTAAACCGCCTGATTGAGAACCCCGCACTCGCTGCTCGGTACCAAATCGTCTGCGTCCCCGGTGGATTTAGTTATGGGGATGACATCGCCGCAGGCCGTATTTTGGCCGGACGGATGCAGCGACATCTGTCGACGATGCTGCAAGATTTCTGTGGTGAAAACGATCAGCGATTGATGCTGGGAATCTGCAATGGGATGCAGGTTCTGATGCGACTGGGCGTGCTTGCGTCTCAGTCGGGCGAAGACGAATCGGAAGCCTCTGCCAGTCTTGCCTGGAACCACCACGGTCGGTTTGAAGATCGCTGGGTCCACCTGAGAGTCGATGCCGATACGCCCTGCGTCTTCTTGCGTGGGATTGAGAAGATGTACTTGCCGATGGCACACGCAGAAGGTCGCTTTATCACGGCCAGCCAAGACGTGTACGACCGCTTGCAGCAACAGGGACGCCTTGCCCTTCGTTATAGCAATGACGCTGGAGAGGTTGCTGAGGAAACACTACCCTTCCCTGTCAATCCAAACGGAAGTCAGGGCAACGTCGCCGGAGTCTGTGATTCGACGGGACGCGTTTTTGGGTTGATGCCTCACCCTGAACGCTTCGTTGACCCAACGCAGCATCCCTGCTGGACTCGGCAAGAACCCCTGCCTGAAGAAGGCCAAGGTCTGGCCATGTTCCGCAATGCGGTGCAGTACTTTGCATAA
- a CDS encoding hydroxypyruvate isomerase family protein: MQVDATQGRLKQSVCQWCYGDLPLDQLATEVAQRGMAGIDLLGPDDFQTVKDHGLICTMITSHPLEEGLCDPQFHDMCLQSLTTSIEAAAAEGWPNVICFTGNARGIDRETGMQNCITALDKILPLAQAKGVTLVMELLNSRVDHPDYMCDQSAWGVELFRRLGSKNFGLLFDLYHMQIMEGDLIRTIGDHHEAFAHYHTAGNPGRHELDDQQELYYPAIARAIAGTGFQGYLAHEFMPKRDPLAALSDAVRQCIV, from the coding sequence ATGCAAGTGGACGCTACCCAAGGTCGTTTGAAGCAGTCGGTATGTCAGTGGTGCTACGGCGACCTGCCGCTTGACCAGCTGGCAACCGAAGTCGCACAGCGCGGCATGGCAGGGATTGATCTTCTAGGTCCCGACGATTTTCAAACGGTCAAAGATCATGGCCTGATCTGCACCATGATCACCTCGCACCCCTTAGAGGAAGGGTTGTGTGATCCTCAGTTTCATGACATGTGTCTGCAGAGCCTGACCACATCGATTGAAGCGGCGGCCGCGGAAGGCTGGCCGAATGTGATTTGCTTCACCGGCAACGCGCGTGGTATCGATCGTGAAACCGGGATGCAAAACTGTATCACCGCCCTGGATAAGATTCTGCCGCTGGCGCAGGCAAAGGGGGTGACGCTTGTGATGGAATTGCTGAATAGTCGCGTCGATCATCCGGACTATATGTGCGATCAATCCGCTTGGGGCGTCGAACTGTTTCGCCGTCTGGGGTCGAAGAACTTTGGGCTGCTGTTTGATCTTTACCATATGCAGATCATGGAGGGGGATTTGATCCGCACGATTGGGGATCACCACGAAGCATTCGCTCATTACCACACGGCCGGCAATCCTGGACGACATGAGCTAGATGATCAGCAGGAGTTGTATTATCCTGCGATTGCTAGAGCGATTGCGGGTACCGGCTTTCAGGGATACCTAGCACACGAATTTATGCCGAAACGGGATCCATTGGCTGCGTTAAGTGACGCGGTCCGACAGTGTATTGTTTAG
- a CDS encoding dihydroorotase, which translates to MSSLFFKNAQVVFPDRVATTNVFVRDGVIVDVDAPESTSADVTVDAQGRYLMPGVIDDQVHFRDPGLTHKEDLATASRACAAGGVTTFLEMPNTRPPAITMDGIRLKENLAAEKSLVNYGFYIGATSENVSDLQQATNVPGIKIFIGSSTGNLLVDEQQALEQIFAQTTLPICAHCEDETMVRENTAKYEGVHDVAVHSKIRDVDAAVTATKRAIDLSLRHKHRFHVLHVSTAAELPLLANTQPYVTAEVCPHHLFFNVDDYERLGTLIQMNPSIKSAEDNRQLWEGLLQGAIQVIATDHAPHTWEEKQAEYPSSPSGLPAVENSLALMLNQVSQGKCTLTQVASWMCDAPARVWGIVGKGRIANGYDADLVLVDMEQRREIENARQHTKSRWSPWHGTTLTGWPVATWVNGQQVYGEHGFDESVRGAKPQFDHQRGGFWATPDGIGLR; encoded by the coding sequence TTGAGCTCCCTATTCTTTAAGAATGCACAAGTCGTATTTCCTGATCGCGTTGCAACCACAAACGTCTTTGTGCGTGATGGTGTTATCGTCGATGTCGATGCTCCCGAATCGACTTCGGCCGATGTAACGGTCGACGCACAGGGACGGTATTTAATGCCCGGCGTCATTGATGACCAAGTTCATTTCCGCGATCCAGGGCTGACGCACAAAGAAGACCTCGCAACGGCTTCGCGGGCTTGCGCCGCCGGAGGCGTCACGACCTTCTTGGAAATGCCCAACACGCGGCCCCCAGCGATCACGATGGATGGGATTCGCCTGAAGGAAAATCTTGCGGCGGAAAAATCGCTGGTCAATTACGGTTTCTACATTGGCGCGACCTCCGAGAACGTTAGTGATTTGCAGCAGGCGACCAATGTGCCGGGGATTAAAATCTTCATCGGCAGTAGTACGGGGAATTTGCTGGTCGACGAACAGCAGGCCCTCGAGCAGATTTTTGCTCAGACCACCTTGCCGATCTGTGCACACTGCGAAGACGAAACAATGGTCCGGGAGAATACAGCGAAGTATGAAGGGGTTCATGATGTTGCAGTCCATTCAAAGATTCGTGACGTCGACGCCGCTGTGACCGCGACCAAGCGAGCGATTGATTTGTCACTGCGGCACAAACATCGCTTTCATGTCCTGCATGTTTCGACCGCAGCTGAATTGCCGCTGCTGGCGAATACGCAGCCTTACGTCACGGCTGAGGTCTGCCCTCATCACCTGTTTTTCAACGTCGATGACTATGAACGTCTGGGAACGTTGATCCAAATGAATCCCTCGATTAAATCAGCGGAGGACAACCGCCAGCTGTGGGAGGGGCTTTTGCAGGGGGCCATCCAGGTCATCGCAACCGATCATGCACCGCATACCTGGGAAGAAAAACAGGCCGAATATCCGAGCAGTCCCTCAGGCCTGCCAGCGGTTGAGAACAGTTTGGCGTTGATGCTAAACCAGGTGAGCCAAGGGAAATGCACATTGACTCAGGTAGCCAGCTGGATGTGTGACGCACCGGCCAGGGTTTGGGGAATCGTCGGCAAAGGGCGAATCGCAAACGGTTATGACGCCGATTTGGTGTTGGTCGATATGGAGCAACGCCGTGAAATCGAAAATGCTAGACAGCATACGAAATCACGCTGGTCTCCGTGGCACGGGACAACCTTAACAGGATGGCCCGTCGCGACTTGGGTCAATGGCCAACAGGTTTACGGTGAGCATGGATTTGACGAATCGGTGCGGGGGGCAAAACCGCAATTTGACCACCAACGTGGCGGTTTCTGGGCTACCCCGGATGGGATTGGATTGCGGTAG